The uncultured Paludibaculum sp. sequence AAGGGCCTCGACGTCGCCGCCGAGTACATTGCCGCCCAATTCCGCCGCTACGGCCTTGAGCCCGCCGGCGACAATGGCTACTTCCAGTCGGCTGCTTACGTGAACGTCACGCAGCCTGCCGAGGGTCTGGAGATCACCCTTACCTCCGGCGGCAAGACCTGGAAAGCGGACAAGGAACACGTGATGATCTCCAGTTCCGGCACCGCGCAGATCCACGCGGCCGGTGTCGTAAAGGTCACCATCACGGACGAGAACACGCCGCTGCCAGATCGCACCGCCGTGGAGGGTAAAGCCGTAATCCTCATTGCGCCCATGCCACGCTCGCGGGCCATGCTGCGCAAGCGGGAATCGGTGCTCGACCTTGGCCCCGCCATCGTCGTCACCGGCGGATTCACCGGCTTTGGCCGTACACGTCTGCGCGAAGCGGGCGAGACCACGGCGCAGCGGCCGCCGATGATCACGACCAGCGACCCCGAGTTCAACACCTTTGTTGAGTCCCTGGATGCCGCCGCCACGCTCGAGGCTGCCGTGCCGGCGCCCGTCCTCCAGCCCGTCACGCTCAAAAACATCATCGCCACCTTGCCCGGAAGCGATCCGGCATTGAAGGACACCTACATCCTGCTCACCGCCCACTACGACCACATCGGCATCAGCACGCGCGGCGAAGGCGACCGCCTGAACAACGGAGCCAACGACGATGCGAGCGGTGTTGCTACGGTGCTGGCGCTCGCCGAGTCGTTCTCGAAGTCGACCGCCCGGCCCAAGCGGACGCTCGTCTTCATGACCTACTTCGGCGAGGAGAAGGGCCTCTTCGGCTCGCGCTACTATGGCAGCCACCCCGTGTTCCCACTGGCAAAGACCATCGCCAATCTGAACTTCGAGCATATGGGCAGGACCGACGACAACGAAGGCGATCGGTCCGGCAAGATCACCGCGTCCGGTTTCGACTACACGACATTGGGCGACGCGCTGACGGAGGCAGGAAAAGCGACGGGCATCGAAGCCTGGAAACATGCGGAAAACAGTGACGCGTTCTTTGGCCGCAGCGACAACCAGTCGCTGGCCGATTCCGGCGTCCCCGCCATCACTGTGGCCGTGTCGTGGATTTTCCCCGACTATCACCGTCCCGGTGACGAGTGGGAAAAGATCAACTACCCGAACATGGAGAAGGAAGTCCGCACCTGCGCACTGGCCGTGGAGCGCATCGCCAACGATTCTAGGCCCGTGAAGTGGAACGAAACGAACCCGAAGGCCGAAAAGTACGTCGAGGCCTGGAGGAAGCTCCACTCCGCGAATTAGGGCCTACTGCGTGTTGGAAGGCGGCTGGCGCTCGTTGCGCGCATATCGTTCGAAGAACTCAACGATCCGGAGCATGTGGTCCATGCGCCGCCCCGGATTGCCTGACCGCGTCAGTTCGTGACCTTCACCCGGATACCGGATGTATTCCACTGGCTTGCCCTGCTGGGCCAACTCCCGGAAGAGCATTTGGCTTTGTACCGGCCCTGTCCGGTAATCCGTACTGGCATGCAGAATCAGCAGCGGAGTGTGGATCCTGCTCACGTAACTGACCGGCGACTCCGAGTCCAGCAGTTTCTTGGTTTCCGGCTGCCAGGGAAACCCACCGAACGCCCCTTGCACCAACACGTAGGCGTTCCCTTCCCCGTAGAACGTCGATAGATCATAGACGCCGCGTTGCGCCGCCGCTGCTTTGAAGCGGTTGTCATGGCCTACGATCCAGGCCGTCAGATAACCCGCGTAGGAGCCGCCGGTCAGGAACAGCCGATCTTTATCGACCAGCGAATTCGATTTCACCGTCTCATCCAGCGCCGCCAGGACATCCCCGGCCGGTCCCGCGCCCCAGTTCTTGTAGTTGGCCTTTTGGAACCCCGCGCCATAGCCGCTGGAACCACGCGGATTCGCATACACCACGCCGTAGCCCCACGCGCAAAACGTCTGGAATTCGTGCCACATCGAGAACTCACCCGGCCCCCACATCGCGGAGGGTCCGCCATGCATGTCGAGAACCCATGGATAGCGCTTGCCTTCCTCGGCGCCTTCGGGCGCCATCACCCAGTACTGCACTTTGCGCCCGTCAGGCCGCGTCAGCCACTTCTCCTGTGGCATCACCAGGAGCTTCCCCGCGAGCCAGCCTTCGTTCAAGTCGGTCAAACGGCGTGTCTTGCCACCCGGCTCCCACAGATAGAGCTCATTCGGGTTCTCCGCTTTGGTCAGAGCGTAGACAATCTTGCCCGCAGCCGTTCCAAAGGTCTGAACGCCATCGGGGCTTTCGATCAGCGTCTCCAACTGGGCCTCGCGCAGACGCAGTAATGGAAAGCCGCCTTGCCATCCGCTGGTGAAGAGAATCGATCCGTCGACGGCGTAGGTCACCCCCTGCGGCGAGGCATCCCACTTGGAGTACAGCATTTTGACATCCTTGCCTTCCAGGTTGGTCAGGGCCAGTTGGGGCTGTGCGTAGATGAGGTCGGAGGGATCGGAAACGGTCACCAGCAAGTGCTGCCCGTCGGGCGCAAATCGCGCCACCTGCCAGTTGTGATGTTCGTCGTCCAGAATGGCGTGGTCACCATTCCCGGCGGAGTCCATCAGCCGGACAGCACCGCGCCGCACGCGGTCAGGATTCTGCTTTCCCTCGGGATAGGAGCCATAGGCGATCAGCTGCCCATCGGGCGACCACTGCGGATTGTTGTGGGGCAGAAAGCCTTTGGTGATCTGTGTAACTTTGTTCCCGGCCACCAGATCGACGACGAAGAGCTGTGTCACCGTCATCTCCGGCGCCAGCGCCTGCTCGCCCAGGAAGTTCATGCGCGTAACGACGGTGGGATTGTCCTTCTGGCCGTTCTTGTAGAGCCAGGCGCGGATCTGGGCCAGATCACCGTCGGGCCGCGCGGCCTCCAACTGCTCCTTGGTGTAGCTCTCGTACTCGCGACCAGGACGGTCCAGGGAGTAGGGCGGAACACCCTCGATCTTCGACAGCGGGATGGCACTGCTTACCAGCAGAGCCTTGCCATCAGGCCGCCACACCACTGCGGTGGCGCCCTGTTCCAGGTTCGTCACCGCTTGTGCCTCGCCGGGCGTGTCCATCGTCAGGAGGAACACCTGCGTCTTCGGCTTGGCCTTCGATGCCACGTCCGCCGCGTTCTCTGTTCGCAGAAACGCCAGCAGCTTACCGTCGGAGCTCAATCCGGCGGGCGAGTCGTTGCGGTCACCAAACGTCAACTGCACGGGCTGCGCCGCCGGATCGTTGAGATCCACGCGCCACAGGTGCGTGCGGTACCCGTAGTGAGTCTCGCCGTCCTTCCCGTCCTTTCCCTCCTTCCCTTCGTCGGCGAACATCGAGCGAACCCCATAGACAGCAAAGTTCCCATTGGCCGCGACGTCCACTTGCGTCACCTGCCGGATCTTCAACAGATCAGCCGCCGTAATCCGAGTTTTGACCGTCTGGCCGGCCAGGGGCACGAGTCCTAATAGGAGGAGGCAGAGGAGTCGCATCTCTGCAATGTTACCCTAGAAGAACAGCCCTCCCATGCGAACGCTTCGTTACACCACAAAGAGCGGGATTGACGTGTCCCGTACGGTGTCACGGCTTCCATTCAAGCGCGGCCTCGACCACCTGCTGCACGAACTGGATCACCACCGTGGCATCTATCTGTCTTCGGGTTATGAATACCCTGAGCGTTATGCACGATGGGACATCGCCAGCCTCTGCCCGCCCCTCGAAATCACCGGCCGCGGCAGGGATATCCAGTTTCGCCCTCTGAACACCCGCGGCCAGATGCTGGCCGAGATGCTTTACGCCGCGCTGAAGGACCACCCGCACTGGGATTCCTTTGGCCTCTCCGCTGGCCTTCTGCAGGGCGTGCTGAAGCCGCTACCTACTCTGTTTTCCGAGGAAGAACGAAGCAAACAGCCGTCGTGCTTCTCGGTCCTGCGCGCCCTGGTTAACGAGTTTCGCCATCCCAAGGATTCTCGGCTCGCCCTGGTGGGCGCCTTCGGCTATGACCTGTTGTTTCAGTTCGACCCCATCGAACTGAAGCTGCCGCGCCATGGCCACAAGGACCTTCATCTCTATTTCTGCGACGACATCTGCTTCATGGATCGCAAGCGCGAAGTCATCGAGCGCTATCAGTACGATTTCGACTTCGAATCCCTCTCGACCCTCGGCCTCTCCCGCACCGCCGAGGACATCGCACCCGTCGCCTCAGGCGCGGTGGACGAGATCGTCTCCGATCACACGCCCGAGGAGTACGCCGCCAAAGTTGAGACCGTGCGCGGCGGAATGAAGCAGGGCGACTACTACGAGGTCGTTCTTCGCCAAACCTTCTCCACTGGCTTCCAGGGCAGCCCGTCCGAACTCTTCCAACGAATCCAGACCACCAGTCCCAGCCCGTATGAGTTCCTGATCCAGCTCGGCGACGAACAGCTCATCGGCGCCAGCCCGGAGATGTTCGTGCGCGTCGAAGGCCGCCGCGTGGAAACCTGTCCCATCGCCGGCACCACGCGCCGTACGGGCGACCCACTGCGCGATCACGACCTCATCCGCGAGCTGCTCAACTCGCCCAAGGAAGAGTCGGAGCTGACGATGTGCACCGACGTGGATCGCAACGATAAATCGCGCATCTGCGAACCCGGCTCAGTCCGCGTCATCGGCCGACGTCTCGTTGAGCGCTATGCCGGCCTGTTCCACACCGTCGACCACGTCGAGGGCAACATCGCCGAGGGCTTCGACTCGCTCGACGCGTTCCTGTCCCACATGTGGGCCGTTACCATCATCGGAGCGCCCAAGAAAGCCGCTGCCCAGGCCATTGAAAACCTCGAAAAGGATGCGCGCGGCTGGTACGGCGGCGCCGTCGGCATGTTGTCCCTCAACGGCGACATGAATACCGGCATCCTCATCCGGACTGTCCATCTGAAGAACGGGGTGGCCCGCTATCCCGTGGGCGCGACCCTCCTTTACGACTCCATTCCGGAGGCCGAGGAGCAGGAAACGCGCCTGAAGGCCACAGGCTTCTTCCGCTCCCTGCACGCCAAGTCGAAGACCGCCGCCGGCCCGGTGGAGATCGAGAACTCGGGTCACGGCATCAAGCTGCTACTGGTCGACAACGACGACTGCTTCATCCAGACCCTGGCCAATTACGCCCGCCAGACCGGAGCTGAGGTGGTCACCTACCGTAGCGGCTTCCCACTGTCTTTGATCGGCGAGATCAAACCGGACATCGTCATGATCTCTCCCGGCCCAGGCCGGCCGAACGATTTCAACGTGCCTCAGACGGCCCGTCACGCCGCCGCGCTCGGCATCCCTGTCTTTGGCGTCTGCCTCGGCTTGCAGGGCATCGTCGAGGCCTGGGGCGGCGAACTGGGCGTGCTGCCCTATCCCATGCATGGCAAGCCCTCATGGGTGGAGCACCGCAACCTCGGCGTCTTTGAGGGCCTGCCGCCCAAGGTCAAGGTAGGCCGCTATCACTCGCTCTACGCCCTGCGCGACAAACTGCCCTCGTGCCTGGAAATCACGGCCGAGAGCGAGGACGGCATCATCATGGGCATT is a genomic window containing:
- a CDS encoding S9 family peptidase, yielding MRLLCLLLLGLVPLAGQTVKTRITAADLLKIRQVTQVDVAANGNFAVYGVRSMFADEGKEGKDGKDGETHYGYRTHLWRVDLNDPAAQPVQLTFGDRNDSPAGLSSDGKLLAFLRTENAADVASKAKPKTQVFLLTMDTPGEAQAVTNLEQGATAVVWRPDGKALLVSSAIPLSKIEGVPPYSLDRPGREYESYTKEQLEAARPDGDLAQIRAWLYKNGQKDNPTVVTRMNFLGEQALAPEMTVTQLFVVDLVAGNKVTQITKGFLPHNNPQWSPDGQLIAYGSYPEGKQNPDRVRRGAVRLMDSAGNGDHAILDDEHHNWQVARFAPDGQHLLVTVSDPSDLIYAQPQLALTNLEGKDVKMLYSKWDASPQGVTYAVDGSILFTSGWQGGFPLLRLREAQLETLIESPDGVQTFGTAAGKIVYALTKAENPNELYLWEPGGKTRRLTDLNEGWLAGKLLVMPQEKWLTRPDGRKVQYWVMAPEGAEEGKRYPWVLDMHGGPSAMWGPGEFSMWHEFQTFCAWGYGVVYANPRGSSGYGAGFQKANYKNWGAGPAGDVLAALDETVKSNSLVDKDRLFLTGGSYAGYLTAWIVGHDNRFKAAAAQRGVYDLSTFYGEGNAYVLVQGAFGGFPWQPETKKLLDSESPVSYVSRIHTPLLILHASTDYRTGPVQSQMLFRELAQQGKPVEYIRYPGEGHELTRSGNPGRRMDHMLRIVEFFERYARNERQPPSNTQ
- a CDS encoding anthranilate synthase component I; amino-acid sequence: MRTLRYTTKSGIDVSRTVSRLPFKRGLDHLLHELDHHRGIYLSSGYEYPERYARWDIASLCPPLEITGRGRDIQFRPLNTRGQMLAEMLYAALKDHPHWDSFGLSAGLLQGVLKPLPTLFSEEERSKQPSCFSVLRALVNEFRHPKDSRLALVGAFGYDLLFQFDPIELKLPRHGHKDLHLYFCDDICFMDRKREVIERYQYDFDFESLSTLGLSRTAEDIAPVASGAVDEIVSDHTPEEYAAKVETVRGGMKQGDYYEVVLRQTFSTGFQGSPSELFQRIQTTSPSPYEFLIQLGDEQLIGASPEMFVRVEGRRVETCPIAGTTRRTGDPLRDHDLIRELLNSPKEESELTMCTDVDRNDKSRICEPGSVRVIGRRLVERYAGLFHTVDHVEGNIAEGFDSLDAFLSHMWAVTIIGAPKKAAAQAIENLEKDARGWYGGAVGMLSLNGDMNTGILIRTVHLKNGVARYPVGATLLYDSIPEAEEQETRLKATGFFRSLHAKSKTAAGPVEIENSGHGIKLLLVDNDDCFIQTLANYARQTGAEVVTYRSGFPLSLIGEIKPDIVMISPGPGRPNDFNVPQTARHAAALGIPVFGVCLGLQGIVEAWGGELGVLPYPMHGKPSWVEHRNLGVFEGLPPKVKVGRYHSLYALRDKLPSCLEITAESEDGIIMGIRHRDLPVEAVQFHPESLLSTDGQHGLQMIRNMIRIYGRAKVAH
- a CDS encoding M28 family peptidase, which gives rise to MRYLFVLALTASLFAAQPLSPAEEALLSPITANVLKGHISFLASDALDGRDTPSKGLDVAAEYIAAQFRRYGLEPAGDNGYFQSAAYVNVTQPAEGLEITLTSGGKTWKADKEHVMISSSGTAQIHAAGVVKVTITDENTPLPDRTAVEGKAVILIAPMPRSRAMLRKRESVLDLGPAIVVTGGFTGFGRTRLREAGETTAQRPPMITTSDPEFNTFVESLDAAATLEAAVPAPVLQPVTLKNIIATLPGSDPALKDTYILLTAHYDHIGISTRGEGDRLNNGANDDASGVATVLALAESFSKSTARPKRTLVFMTYFGEEKGLFGSRYYGSHPVFPLAKTIANLNFEHMGRTDDNEGDRSGKITASGFDYTTLGDALTEAGKATGIEAWKHAENSDAFFGRSDNQSLADSGVPAITVAVSWIFPDYHRPGDEWEKINYPNMEKEVRTCALAVERIANDSRPVKWNETNPKAEKYVEAWRKLHSAN